The Pseudophryne corroboree isolate aPseCor3 unplaced genomic scaffold, aPseCor3.hap2 scaffold_573, whole genome shotgun sequence genome includes a window with the following:
- the LOC135033561 gene encoding uncharacterized protein LOC135033561, with protein MPRLHPSSQGADTLEGPSGTLPPLPVTGLQAYLGTLRPPAPTSTTTTTTTTATTPPSSIPGTSIMTGLQADQGPPCPPGPATICPPILHWRGKHSPPHIQQEEAGPSSPSGPSMDSYECWSSPEPLEPTVYYESFSSDEEVTAALPPVCTRPLPGLHSPILPEEESKDGEWPETPPLPYCGEEPGHHHLEQLP; from the exons ATGCCCCGCCTCCACCCATCTAGCCAGGGAGCTGATACTCTGGAGGGCCCCAGTGGCACCCTCCCTCCCTTGCCAG TGACAGGCCTCCAGGCGTACCTGGGAACATTGcgccctccggctcccacctccaccaccaccaccaccaccaccaccgccaccactccaccttccagcattcccggaacctcaataa tgacaggccTCCAGGCGGATCAGGGCCCACCGTGCCCTCCAGGACCCGCCACCATCTGTCCACCCATCCTTCACTGGAGAGGCAAGCACAGCCCTCCCCATA TTCAGCAGGAGGAAGCAGGGCCAAGCAGCCCTTCAGGCCCCAGCATGGACAGCTACGAGTGCTGGAGCAGCCCTGAGCCCCTGGAGCCAACTGTATACTACGAATCCTTCTCCTCCGATGAGGAGGTGACAGCAGCACTGCCTCCTGTATGCACCAGGCCTCTCCCAGGCT TGCATTCCCCCATACTACCAGAGGAGGAATCTAAGGATGGGGAGTGGCCTGAGACTCCTCCACTACCAT